Proteins encoded in a region of the Cyanobium sp. AMD-g genome:
- a CDS encoding CHAD domain-containing protein, which translates to MASPHDDHPFSNGAFAVDLIARFTNKLVSLQGPVLADSDPEPLHQMRVALRRLRTCLHQFAPALQLPKAVADPRLAKTVRRLGMARDLDVLRERLEQDLMPELPEAERKALKPVLKQLRRERALAYEQVVSTLQSGGYLKLLSQLQGWLRHPELTPLGELPLLGWTLEWQTPMIAGLFLHPGWFILEQQGDMERVHDLRKRLKTARYGLENLGAVTGSRCRQWVVELRDLQELLGELNDLHVLERAIDDQLPSGLARSLPAMESLLRCRAQGCWEQWRQRADGLMLPDRRRSLSTALWLERHSDSPSGSQPESALSALALPSS; encoded by the coding sequence ATGGCCAGCCCGCACGATGACCACCCGTTCAGCAACGGAGCGTTCGCCGTCGATCTGATCGCCCGCTTCACCAACAAGCTGGTGTCGCTGCAGGGGCCGGTGCTGGCCGACAGCGACCCCGAACCCCTGCATCAGATGCGGGTGGCGTTACGGCGTCTGCGCACCTGCCTGCACCAGTTCGCCCCAGCCCTGCAGCTGCCCAAGGCCGTCGCCGACCCCCGTCTGGCCAAGACGGTGCGGCGGCTTGGCATGGCGCGGGACCTGGATGTGCTCAGGGAACGGCTCGAGCAGGATCTGATGCCCGAGCTGCCCGAGGCGGAGCGGAAGGCCCTCAAGCCCGTGCTGAAACAGCTGCGGCGCGAGCGGGCCCTGGCCTACGAGCAGGTGGTCAGCACCCTGCAGAGCGGCGGCTACCTGAAGCTGCTTTCCCAGCTGCAGGGTTGGCTGCGGCATCCCGAGCTCACGCCCCTGGGGGAGCTGCCGTTGCTGGGCTGGACCCTGGAGTGGCAGACCCCGATGATCGCCGGGTTGTTCCTGCACCCTGGCTGGTTCATCCTTGAGCAGCAGGGGGACATGGAACGGGTTCACGACCTGCGCAAGCGGCTCAAGACGGCCCGATACGGACTGGAGAATCTCGGGGCTGTCACCGGCTCGCGCTGCCGGCAGTGGGTGGTGGAACTGAGGGATCTGCAGGAGCTGCTCGGGGAACTCAACGATCTCCATGTTCTGGAGCGGGCGATCGACGACCAGTTGCCGTCCGGTCTGGCCAGGAGCCTGCCGGCGATGGAGTCCCTGTTGCGCTGCAGGGCCCAGGGCTGCTGGGAACAGTGGCGGCAGCGGGCCGATGGACTGATGCTGCCCGATCGGCGCCGCAGCCTGTCAACGGCCCTCTGGCTGGAGCGGCACTCCGACAGTCCGTCTGGCAGCCAGCCCGAATCGGCTCTATCGGCCCTGGCCTTACCGAGCTCTTAA
- a CDS encoding Crp/Fnr family transcriptional regulator produces the protein MVFTLSRESGSKDGFRDLLEANYQKRSLVHVSAGSNVPLLKNNVWLVVRGMVKLSAITIHGDDMLLGLAGPNEPFGDPLNGVEAYAATTLVDTDLLCLSCAEIRQDGALAVAMLEALGLRIQQSQALLALMGLKRVDERVRGFLELLASEYGQPCESGLRLNLRLTHQEVASALATTRVTVTRVIGALRDEGWLQLDGQRRLVVSYLPRR, from the coding sequence ATGGTATTCACGCTTTCCCGTGAATCCGGTAGCAAGGATGGATTCCGCGATCTTCTCGAAGCCAATTACCAGAAACGCAGTCTGGTTCATGTCAGTGCCGGCAGCAATGTGCCGCTGCTGAAGAATAACGTCTGGCTTGTGGTCCGCGGCATGGTGAAACTCAGTGCCATCACGATTCACGGTGACGACATGCTGCTCGGGCTGGCCGGCCCGAACGAACCCTTCGGCGATCCCCTCAACGGCGTTGAGGCCTATGCCGCCACCACCCTGGTTGACACCGACCTGCTCTGCCTGAGCTGCGCCGAGATCCGCCAGGACGGCGCCCTGGCCGTGGCCATGCTTGAGGCCCTCGGACTGCGCATCCAGCAGAGCCAGGCCCTGCTGGCCCTGATGGGGCTCAAGCGCGTCGATGAACGGGTGCGTGGCTTTCTTGAACTCCTGGCCAGTGAGTATGGCCAGCCCTGCGAATCGGGCCTGCGCCTCAACCTGCGCCTGACCCACCAGGAGGTGGCCAGCGCCCTGGCCACCACCCGCGTCACCGTCACCCGCGTCATCGGCGCCCTGCGCGATGAAGGCTGGTTGCAACTCGACGGCCAACGCCGCCTGGTGGTCAGCTATCTGCCACGCCGTTGA